Proteins encoded by one window of Gemmatimonadaceae bacterium:
- a CDS encoding glycoside hydrolase family 3 N-terminal domain-containing protein codes for MYIYRRLLLFSLLATGACAPAVTGRPPSTQNASITRLTGTPQPGAFVKLGTADSAWIEQTLRGLSPRERVAQLIMPWVPGEYAAVGSPEYEQVRNWVEKEKVGGLILSMGLPHSYAAKLNHMQRLAAVPLLVASDMENGTGMRLGGSYALPSLLPQGGGTVFPPVMALGATRSEHLARQLGRVLGNEARAVGVHMTFGPVLDVNANPVNPIINTRSFGEDPALVSRLSGAYIAGARESGLMTTGKHFPGHGDTRVDSHIELPVILADRAHLDKVDLPPFRAAITSGIDAIMTAHIAVTGVLGADAPPATLAPQIMTDILRTEMSFRGLLVTDAMTMGGVANRYGATEPLILALNAGADILLMPRDVHVAIETIMGALASGRVTQSRVDQSVRRILRAKMQAGLRTGRLVDLNAIDTIVNIPANSAIARDVAERSITLAKDAKTLVPMSRVARRVLSITFADASDLIAGRVFNQQLRSGGYALSAVGIDGRTTAAQYEDLRLQADSADLIIVSAYVSPRDGKGSISTEGDMPALIESLSAAGKPVIAVSFGSPYLLGAFPSVPTYMLAWGGAPVSQRAAAAALLGETAIAGKLPISLPPYFVAGAGIERAVSRRVAPAAVPR; via the coding sequence TTGTATATCTATCGTCGCCTGCTTCTCTTCTCGCTGCTCGCCACTGGCGCGTGCGCGCCGGCCGTCACGGGCCGGCCTCCATCGACGCAAAACGCCAGCATTACCCGCCTCACCGGCACTCCGCAGCCCGGCGCCTTCGTCAAGCTCGGTACCGCAGACTCGGCGTGGATCGAGCAGACATTGCGCGGACTATCACCGCGTGAGAGAGTAGCGCAGCTCATCATGCCGTGGGTTCCCGGCGAGTATGCGGCCGTCGGATCGCCCGAGTATGAACAGGTACGAAACTGGGTTGAAAAGGAGAAAGTCGGCGGCCTGATCCTGTCGATGGGGCTGCCGCACAGCTACGCCGCCAAGCTGAACCACATGCAACGCCTCGCCGCGGTGCCCCTCCTCGTTGCCTCCGACATGGAGAACGGCACCGGCATGCGGCTGGGCGGGTCGTATGCACTTCCGTCATTGCTGCCGCAGGGCGGCGGGACCGTATTTCCGCCAGTGATGGCGCTTGGCGCAACGCGCTCCGAGCACCTTGCCCGCCAGCTCGGCCGGGTGCTTGGCAACGAAGCGCGTGCCGTCGGGGTCCACATGACGTTCGGCCCGGTGCTCGACGTCAACGCCAATCCCGTCAACCCGATCATCAACACGCGGTCGTTCGGTGAAGATCCGGCCCTCGTGTCGCGCCTCTCGGGCGCCTATATCGCGGGCGCCCGGGAATCGGGCCTGATGACCACCGGTAAACACTTTCCTGGACATGGAGACACACGGGTCGACTCGCATATCGAGCTCCCGGTAATTCTCGCTGATCGCGCACACCTCGACAAAGTCGATCTTCCGCCCTTCCGCGCCGCGATAACCAGCGGTATCGATGCGATAATGACGGCGCACATCGCTGTGACGGGAGTGCTCGGCGCCGACGCTCCGCCAGCGACGCTGGCGCCGCAGATCATGACCGACATACTGCGCACTGAGATGAGCTTTCGCGGGCTGCTCGTGACTGACGCGATGACGATGGGCGGTGTTGCCAACCGGTACGGCGCCACCGAACCCCTCATTCTCGCCCTGAACGCCGGCGCCGACATTCTCCTGATGCCGCGGGATGTACACGTCGCCATCGAGACAATAATGGGGGCGCTTGCATCCGGCCGCGTGACGCAATCACGGGTCGATCAATCGGTGCGGCGCATATTGCGCGCGAAGATGCAGGCAGGGCTTCGAACGGGCCGGCTCGTCGACCTGAACGCGATCGATACCATCGTCAACATACCCGCCAACTCTGCGATCGCCAGAGATGTTGCTGAGCGATCGATCACCCTTGCGAAAGACGCGAAGACGCTCGTCCCGATGAGTCGCGTAGCGCGACGAGTCCTGTCGATTACCTTCGCGGACGCCAGCGACCTGATAGCCGGGCGCGTGTTCAACCAGCAGCTGAGGAGCGGCGGTTACGCTTTGAGCGCTGTCGGAATCGACGGGCGGACAACCGCCGCTCAATATGAGGACCTGCGACTGCAGGCCGATTCTGCGGATCTGATTATCGTATCTGCATACGTGTCACCGCGGGACGGCAAGGGGTCGATCTCTACTGAAGGTGACATGCCGGCGCTGATCGAATCACTCTCCGCTGCCGGCAAGCCGGTGATCGCGGTTTCATTCGGAAGTCCGTATCTGCTCGGCGCGTTTCCGTCGGTACCGACCTACATGCTTGCCTGGGGCGGGGCGCCCGTGTCGCAGCGCGCAGCGGCGGCGGCGTTGCTCGGAGAAACAGCAATTGCCGGAAAATTGCCGATATCGCTCCCGCCCTACTTTGTCGCCGGCGCCGGCATCGAACGCGCTGTATCGCGACGTGTTGCACCAGCAGCGGTGCCACGATGA